CCGCGCACAGACGATGCTCGACATCGAGGAGACGCGGTTGGCACAGTTCGACGAGAACACGTAAAGCCGCGGTCGCACTCGGTGCGCGCTTAGGCTGGGATCATGCCGCGCTCGAATCGCCCCCGCGGTCGGCGCGTACCCGATGAGGTGCCGGAGTTGGACCTCTCGCGTGCGCTCGCCGGGGTTCGGCGCACGGAAACCAAACGAGACGGCGTGTGGAATGTTCAACCGATCACTGCCGCTGCCGCCGTGAAGGACTACGTGTGCCCCGGATGCTCGCTCACTATCGCACCCGGTGTCGCACACCTCGTGACATGGAGAGCGGACGGGTTGATGGGGGAGGCCGACGATCTCGCGGCCCGTCGTCATTGGCACTCGCACTGCTGGAAGATCAGGAGCTGACCGCATGACTATCGAAATCCGGGGCGGTACCGTGCTGCCCGCGCGCCGCGAGAACATCGAGCTCCACACCGAGGACGGGTTGACCCTCGTCGGCGAGCTTGCACTCCCCGCCGCCGCGGAACCGGTTGCGACGATCGTTGCGCTACATCCGCTTCCCACTGCTGGCGGGTTCATGGACTCGCACATCATCCGCAAGGCGGCGGCACGGCTTCCTGCCTTGGCGGATGTCGCTGTGCTGCGCTTCAACTTCCGTGGCGTGACCTCGCCGCGAGGCACGTCGGAGGGGGCGTTCGGGCACGGAGTAGACGAGCGACTCGATCTCGCTGCCGCCATGGATTTTGTGGCTGAGCGCGGCCTCCCCAATCCGTGGCTCGTTGGTTGGTCGTTCGGCACGGAGGTCACTCTCAAGTACGGTCTCGAGCATCCGATTGTTGGAGCGATTCTCCTGTCGCCCCCGCTGCATCGCACCAGCGCGGAGGAAGTCGCCGCGTGGGCCGGCAGCGGCAAGCGTCTCGTCGCCCTCATCCCGGAACTCGACGACTATCTTCGCCCGGACGAGGCCGCCCAGCGTTTTTCGTCGGTGCCGGAGTTGGAGTTCGTGGCCGTTGAGGGCGGCAAGCACCTGTGGGTCGGGGAGGAGCAGACCTACCGCGTGCTCACCGAGATTGTGGCGCGACTGAACCCTGGTGTTCTGCCTCTCCCACGAGAGTGGGACGGCGACCTCGTCTAGAGCTCTTCCTGCCGTGGCACAACGACCTGGTCGATGACGAGCATGATGCCCGCCGCCACGGGAATGGCGATGAGTGCGCCGAGGATGCCGAGCAGCGTGCCGCCCGCGAGTGCTGCGATCACAACAACGGCACCGGGGATCTTCACCGCCTGGGACATGATGCGTGGGCTCAGGAAGTACGCCTCGAGCTGCATGTACACGAGGTAGTAGATGCCGACCACAAACACCGAGGGCGCTCCGTCGAACAGGAGCACGAGAAGGGTGATCACGGCGGCGCCCGAGACGGTACCGACCAGCGGTATGAGCGAGGCGAGGAAGGCGATGAAGGCGAGAAGCGCCGAGTAGGTAACCGGGATGTTGAAGGCCGGGAAGATGAACGTCAGGAAGATGAACGACAGCACACCGTTGGACAGTGCGAGGAGGAACTGCCCGCTGACGAATCGACCAACGGCCGTGCTCGTCTGCTCGGCGAGGTCGATGAACTTCGGGCGCTTGGAGGCCGGTACGAGACGGTAGATGCCGCGTTTGAGACTCCCGAGCGACGACACGAAGTACAGGGTGAGGATGAGCACGATGATCGCACCCGTGATTCCCGTCGCGATACCGATACCGACGGTCAAGACTCCGCCGCCGATCTGGGTCGGATCGAGGTCGTTCAGCCACTGCTGGACACCTTGCAACGCGTCGTCAACGTTGAGCCAGGGCAACGCGTCCTGAATCGCCTTGCGCGCTGTCCCGTCGAAGAACGAGTTCACGAAGCCCGGGACCGTGCGGATCGCGCGATCCACCTGATCGCTGATCACCGGGATGATCGCGAGGATGAGCCCAGCGAAGACGGCAAGCACACCGACAAGCACGGTCAGGATGGCCAGGGGGCGCGGGAACTTGTGGCGCTGCAGCCAGCTGACCACGGGGTCGAGTCCGAGGGCCAGGAACAGCGCCGCTCCGACGTACGTGAGAATCGTCGCGAGCGACACGAGCGTGCCGCCGATAGCGATGGCGACGAGTACGCCGAGGCCGCCCAACAGACCCAAGCGGAACGCGTTGTGAATCTTCATGACCGAACCCTACTGGTCAGCAGACATGAACTCCGCTTGCTGCAGTACACCCTTGAGATTCTCGAGGTAACCGGCTACTGTCTCCCGTTCGGCACGTATCTTCGCGAGGCGTTCCTCGGCGTCCGCGGTGAGCGTGGCACTGCGGCGTTCCGCCTCCTCGAGGATGGTCTTCGCGCGTGCCTCGGCGTGCGCGACAAGCTCGGCTGCCTTCGTCTCAGACTCAGCGAGGCGTTTGCGCGCGGCATCCGACGACTCGGTTGTGAGGCGCTCTGCCTCGTCGCGCGCCACACGTGCCTGCTCTGTGGCTTCGGCGAGCTGCGCCTGTGCTTCCGCGAGGTAGGCGCCGAGCTGCTCGGATGCTTCCGTCTGAGCCTTGAGTGCCGCCTGCTCTGCCTCGTCCCTGCGCGTGGTGATCTCGAGTTCTAGGGCCGTGCGCGCCTCCTCCGCCTCGTGGGCGAGGGTCGTGCGTGTCTCGTCTCGCAGGTGCTGGAGTTCGGCGTTGGTGGTCTCCGTCTCGCTCGCGAGCTCCGCGCGACGGCGTGCGATGTCCCGTTCGAGGTCCGCCGTTTGCTTCTCGATGTCGTGCGCGAGTGCAGCACGCGCTTGCGTGATCTCGGCTTCGAGCGCCGTGCGCTTCTCGGCGATGTCTGCCGTGAGTTCGCCCCGGAGCTGGGCCATTTCGGCGTTGAGCGCGACCTGCGCCTCCGCTGCCTGGCGCTCCAGATCGTTGCGAGCGTCCGCTGTTTCCTTCTCGAGGGCGATGCGAGCATCGGCGGTGTCCTTCTCGAGCGCCGAGCGAGCGTCGGCCGTCTCGCGTTCGAGTGCGGCGCGAGTTGTCGCAGCCTCGCGTTCCAGGGCGGTGCGTGAGGCGACCGTCTCTTGCTCGAGCTCTGCACGTGCGGCGCTGATCTCACTCTCGAGGGCGGTACGGCGCGTGTCGACCTCGTTCTCCAACGCCGTGCGCTTGGACTCCACTTCGTTGTCGATCTCGGTGCGCTTGGACTCAACCTCATTGTCAATCTCGGTGCGCTTGGATTCGACCTCGTTGTCGATGGTGATGCGCTTGGACTGGACCTCGTTGTCGATCTCGGTGCGCTGAGCGCCCACCTCGGCGGCCAAAGCCGACCGTGTGGATTCGACTTCGGCCGCGAGAGCCTCCCGCGTCGACGACACCTCTGCCTCGAGCGACGTGCGAACCTGTGTGGTCTCCGCCTCCAGGGCCGCCCGGGTCGCTTCGGCCTCGGCTTCGAGCGCGGCCGTCGAGGCAGCGGTATCCGCGGCCAGCTTCGCCTGCGCCGCCTCCGTCTCGGCGCGGAGTCTTTCCTCCGCGGCCACGGTGTCGTTCTCGAGCTTCTCGCGCGCCGCCGTGATCTCGTTGTCGAGCTCGGCACGCCTCGTTGTGATCTCGGCCTCGAGGGCAGCCTTACCCGACTCGATGTCGCGAGCCAGGTCTGTGCGGCCCTGCTCGAGGTCGCGCTCGAGATCGGCACGTTTGGTCGTGAGCTCCTCGTCGAGCTTCTTGCGCCCCAATTCGGAGTCGCGCTTGAGCGCCGACGCCATCTCGCGTGCGGCCCGCTCCTCGCGTGCGGCGCTCTCGCGGAGCTCCGCGGCTTCGCGCTCGGCGTCCGAACGCAGAGCTGCCACCTCACGGGCCGCGGTGGCCCGCACTTCGGCCACCTCGGTCGTCGCGGCGCTCCGAATCGCGGCCGCCTCGCGCTGAGCATCCCGTGTCAGCGTCTCCGACTCGCTGCGGGCGCGTGTGAGGTGCGCCTCAGCCTCGAGCGTGGCGTCGGCGACAAGCGTCGAGGCACGATCGGATGCCTCGGCAACAAGCCGCTCGGCCTCCGCCGCGGCATCCGCGCGCTGCTTCGCCACATCTGCAGCAACGGTGCTGCGCATTTTTTCGGCATCAATGTCGGCCTGTGCGATGAGTCGGGTCGACTGCTCCTCTGCGACACGGAGCGTGCTCTCGAGCTTGGTGCCGAGACCGCTATAGGTCGGGCTGCCCGTCTCGTCGAGCTCGGCCTGGAGGTCTTCGTTCACCGCGAGGAGGCGCTTGACCTCTTTCGCGGATTCGGTGCGATCGGCGACAGCCTTCGACAGCTCGGCCTCCGCCTTGGAGAGGTCGGCACGCAACGACCGGATCGCGGCCTCCACCTCGTCTTTGCGGTAGCCCCGCATCTCGGTCCCGAAATCGGTGTCGCCGGCAGCCATGACTTCTCCTTGTACGGACGAGGTGGGAATGCAGAAAGTCTAGGGTGTGCCCCTGTGCACTCGCGCCGCGGCGAGAGGCGGTGCCGGGCCGGGAACACAGCGTGCGCGCAGCCTTTCCCAGAACCTTCCCAGTGCCACTGTTAGGCCTCGGCAGGGCTGGTCCGCTATTCTTGAACGTCTTTGTCGCTGCATCGCCGAGGCCACAGGGGAGATCCTCCTCCTCGTCTCGTGAAAGCGGCCGCGTCTGCCACGGTGGGTTCCCGACCCCCGGGTTCGCGAGCCGGGCAGCACGAAAGGAGTAGTCCGTGCGATTTGTCTTCGCCATCCTCGCCTTCATCGTCTCCGCGCTTCTGATCGGGCTGGGAATCGCCCAGCGCACCGTGTTCGCGTCGCCAGATC
This genomic window from Antiquaquibacter oligotrophicus contains:
- a CDS encoding alpha/beta hydrolase, with product MTIEIRGGTVLPARRENIELHTEDGLTLVGELALPAAAEPVATIVALHPLPTAGGFMDSHIIRKAAARLPALADVAVLRFNFRGVTSPRGTSEGAFGHGVDERLDLAAAMDFVAERGLPNPWLVGWSFGTEVTLKYGLEHPIVGAILLSPPLHRTSAEEVAAWAGSGKRLVALIPELDDYLRPDEAAQRFSSVPELEFVAVEGGKHLWVGEEQTYRVLTEIVARLNPGVLPLPREWDGDLV
- a CDS encoding AI-2E family transporter; the protein is MKIHNAFRLGLLGGLGVLVAIAIGGTLVSLATILTYVGAALFLALGLDPVVSWLQRHKFPRPLAILTVLVGVLAVFAGLILAIIPVISDQVDRAIRTVPGFVNSFFDGTARKAIQDALPWLNVDDALQGVQQWLNDLDPTQIGGGVLTVGIGIATGITGAIIVLILTLYFVSSLGSLKRGIYRLVPASKRPKFIDLAEQTSTAVGRFVSGQFLLALSNGVLSFIFLTFIFPAFNIPVTYSALLAFIAFLASLIPLVGTVSGAAVITLLVLLFDGAPSVFVVGIYYLVYMQLEAYFLSPRIMSQAVKIPGAVVVIAALAGGTLLGILGALIAIPVAAGIMLVIDQVVVPRQEEL
- a CDS encoding coiled-coil domain-containing protein, with product MAAGDTDFGTEMRGYRKDEVEAAIRSLRADLSKAEAELSKAVADRTESAKEVKRLLAVNEDLQAELDETGSPTYSGLGTKLESTLRVAEEQSTRLIAQADIDAEKMRSTVAADVAKQRADAAAEAERLVAEASDRASTLVADATLEAEAHLTRARSESETLTRDAQREAAAIRSAATTEVAEVRATAAREVAALRSDAEREAAELRESAAREERAAREMASALKRDSELGRKKLDEELTTKRADLERDLEQGRTDLARDIESGKAALEAEITTRRAELDNEITAAREKLENDTVAAEERLRAETEAAQAKLAADTAASTAALEAEAEATRAALEAETTQVRTSLEAEVSSTREALAAEVESTRSALAAEVGAQRTEIDNEVQSKRITIDNEVESKRTEIDNEVESKRTEIDNEVESKRTALENEVDTRRTALESEISAARAELEQETVASRTALEREAATTRAALERETADARSALEKDTADARIALEKETADARNDLERQAAEAQVALNAEMAQLRGELTADIAEKRTALEAEITQARAALAHDIEKQTADLERDIARRRAELASETETTNAELQHLRDETRTTLAHEAEEARTALELEITTRRDEAEQAALKAQTEASEQLGAYLAEAQAQLAEATEQARVARDEAERLTTESSDAARKRLAESETKAAELVAHAEARAKTILEEAERRSATLTADAEERLAKIRAERETVAGYLENLKGVLQQAEFMSADQ